Proteins from one Mesoplodon densirostris isolate mMesDen1 chromosome 1, mMesDen1 primary haplotype, whole genome shotgun sequence genomic window:
- the POLL gene encoding DNA polymerase lambda isoform X3 — protein MDPRGILKAFPKRKKILANPSSKALAKIPKREDGEEAEEWLSSVQAHVVPTGIGRARAELFEKQIVQHGGQICPAQAPGVTHIVVDEGMDCERALRLLRLPWLPPGAQLVKSAWLSSCLQERRLVDTAGFSIFIPKRYLDQAQLSKADQDSSARPGTTEAQLRTALSPSPPPTRPVSPSWRAEEVASLQAQPGSGGETSDGEETQVSAADLEALISGRYPTPLEGDGEPSPAPEGLDKWVCAQPSSQKATNYNRHITEKLEVLAKAYSVQGDEWRALGYAKAINALKSFHKPVTSYQEAFSISGIGKRMAEKIVEILESGHLRKLDHISESVPVLELFSNIWGAGTKTAQMWYHQGFRSLEDIRNQASLTTQQAIGLKHYDDFLDRMPREEAAEIEQTVREAAQAFNPGLLCMACGSYRRGKATCGDVDVLVTHPDGRSHQGIFSRLLDSLRQRAQGLAPCPPNSPPVLGQGS, from the exons ATGGACCCCAGGGGCATCTTGAAGGCATTTCCCAAGCGGAAGAAAATTCTTGCCAATCCATCATCAAAAGCACTTGCAAAGATTCCCAAGAGGGAAGACGGAGAAGAAGCAGAAG AGTGGCTGAGCTCCGTGCAGGCGCATGTTGTACCCACTGGCATTGGGCGAGCCCGGGCAGAACTCTTTGAGAAGCAGATTGTCCAGCATGGTGGCCAGATATGCCCTGCCCAGGCCCCAGGGGTCACTCACATTGTGGTGGATGAAGGCATGGACTGTGAGCGAGCCCTCCGCCTCCTTAGACTGCCCTGGCTGCCCCCAGGTGCTCAGCTGGTGAAGTCAGCCTGGCTGAGCTCGTGCCTACAGGAGAGAAGGCTGGTGGACACAGCAGGATTCAGCATCTTCATCCCCAAGAG GTACCTGGATCAAGCACAGCTCAGCAAAGCAGACCAAGACTCTTCTGCTCGTCCTGGAACTACTGAGGCTCAGCTCAGGAcagccctctctccttcccctcctcccaccagacCTGTATCTCCTTCCTGGAGGGCAGAGGAAGTCGCAAGCCTCCAAGCACAG CCCGGCTCTGGTGGTGAAACCAGTGATGGGGAAGAGACCCAGGTTAGCGCAGCTGATCTGGAAGCCCTGATCAGTGGCCGCTACCCAACCCCCCTTGAGGGAGATGGTGAGCCTAGCCCAGCCCCTGAGGGCCTGGATAAGTGGGTCTGTGCACAGCCTTCGAGCCAGAAGGCGACCAACTACAACCGCCACATCACAGAGAAGTTGGAAGTGCTGGCCAAAGCCTACAGTGTTCAGGGGGACGAGTGGAGGGCCCTGGGCTATGCCAAGGCCATTAATGCCCTCAAGAGCTTCCACAAGCCTGTCACCTCCTACCAG GAGGCCTTCAGTATCTCCGGAATCGGAAAGCGGATGGCTGAAAAGATCGTAGAGATCCTGGAGAGCGGGCATCTGCGGAAGCTGGACCACATCAGTGAAAGCGTGCCTGTCTTAGAGCTCTTCTCCAACATCTGGGGAGCTGGAACCAAGACTGCCCAGATGTGGTACCACCAG GGTTTCCGGAGCCTAGAAGACATCCGAAACCAGGCCTCTCTGACTACCCAGCAGGCCATTGGCCTGAAGCATTACGATGACTTCCTGGACCGAATGCCCAGGGAGGAGGCTGCAGAGATTGAGCAGACA GTCCGGGAAGCAGCTCAGGCCTTCAACCCTGGGCTGTTGTGCATGGCATGTGGTTCGTACCGACGGGGGAAGGCAACCTGCGGTGATGTGGACGTGCTGGTCACCCACCCGGATGGCCGGTCTCACCAGGGCATCTTCAGCCGCCTCCTGGACAGCCTCCGGCAGCGAG cccagggcctggctccctGCCCTCCCAACAGCCCTCCTGTATTGGGCCAGGGTTCCTGA
- the POLL gene encoding DNA polymerase lambda isoform X1, producing the protein MDPRGILKAFPKRKKILANPSSKALAKIPKREDGEEAEEWLSSVQAHVVPTGIGRARAELFEKQIVQHGGQICPAQAPGVTHIVVDEGMDCERALRLLRLPWLPPGAQLVKSAWLSSCLQERRLVDTAGFSIFIPKRYLDQAQLSKADQDSSARPGTTEAQLRTALSPSPPPTRPVSPSWRAEEVASLQAQPGSGGETSDGEETQVSAADLEALISGRYPTPLEGDGEPSPAPEGLDKWVCAQPSSQKATNYNRHITEKLEVLAKAYSVQGDEWRALGYAKAINALKSFHKPVTSYQEAFSISGIGKRMAEKIVEILESGHLRKLDHISESVPVLELFSNIWGAGTKTAQMWYHQGFRSLEDIRNQASLTTQQAIGLKHYDDFLDRMPREEAAEIEQTVREAAQAFNPGLLCMACGSYRRGKATCGDVDVLVTHPDGRSHQGIFSRLLDSLRQRGFLTDDLVSQEENGQQQKYLGVCQLPGPGRRHRRLDIIVVPYSEFACALLYFTGSAHFNRSMRALAKTKGMSLSEHALSTAVVRDTRGLKLGLGRVLPTPTEKDVFRFLGLPYREPAERDW; encoded by the exons ATGGACCCCAGGGGCATCTTGAAGGCATTTCCCAAGCGGAAGAAAATTCTTGCCAATCCATCATCAAAAGCACTTGCAAAGATTCCCAAGAGGGAAGACGGAGAAGAAGCAGAAG AGTGGCTGAGCTCCGTGCAGGCGCATGTTGTACCCACTGGCATTGGGCGAGCCCGGGCAGAACTCTTTGAGAAGCAGATTGTCCAGCATGGTGGCCAGATATGCCCTGCCCAGGCCCCAGGGGTCACTCACATTGTGGTGGATGAAGGCATGGACTGTGAGCGAGCCCTCCGCCTCCTTAGACTGCCCTGGCTGCCCCCAGGTGCTCAGCTGGTGAAGTCAGCCTGGCTGAGCTCGTGCCTACAGGAGAGAAGGCTGGTGGACACAGCAGGATTCAGCATCTTCATCCCCAAGAG GTACCTGGATCAAGCACAGCTCAGCAAAGCAGACCAAGACTCTTCTGCTCGTCCTGGAACTACTGAGGCTCAGCTCAGGAcagccctctctccttcccctcctcccaccagacCTGTATCTCCTTCCTGGAGGGCAGAGGAAGTCGCAAGCCTCCAAGCACAG CCCGGCTCTGGTGGTGAAACCAGTGATGGGGAAGAGACCCAGGTTAGCGCAGCTGATCTGGAAGCCCTGATCAGTGGCCGCTACCCAACCCCCCTTGAGGGAGATGGTGAGCCTAGCCCAGCCCCTGAGGGCCTGGATAAGTGGGTCTGTGCACAGCCTTCGAGCCAGAAGGCGACCAACTACAACCGCCACATCACAGAGAAGTTGGAAGTGCTGGCCAAAGCCTACAGTGTTCAGGGGGACGAGTGGAGGGCCCTGGGCTATGCCAAGGCCATTAATGCCCTCAAGAGCTTCCACAAGCCTGTCACCTCCTACCAG GAGGCCTTCAGTATCTCCGGAATCGGAAAGCGGATGGCTGAAAAGATCGTAGAGATCCTGGAGAGCGGGCATCTGCGGAAGCTGGACCACATCAGTGAAAGCGTGCCTGTCTTAGAGCTCTTCTCCAACATCTGGGGAGCTGGAACCAAGACTGCCCAGATGTGGTACCACCAG GGTTTCCGGAGCCTAGAAGACATCCGAAACCAGGCCTCTCTGACTACCCAGCAGGCCATTGGCCTGAAGCATTACGATGACTTCCTGGACCGAATGCCCAGGGAGGAGGCTGCAGAGATTGAGCAGACA GTCCGGGAAGCAGCTCAGGCCTTCAACCCTGGGCTGTTGTGCATGGCATGTGGTTCGTACCGACGGGGGAAGGCAACCTGCGGTGATGTGGACGTGCTGGTCACCCACCCGGATGGCCGGTCTCACCAGGGCATCTTCAGCCGCCTCCTGGACAGCCTCCGGCAGCGAG GGTTCCTGACGGATGACTTGGTGAGCCAGGAGGAGAACGGCCAGCAGCAGAAGTACTTGGGTGTATGCCAGCTCCCAGGGCCAGGGCGGCGGCACCGACGACTGGACATCATTGTAGTTCCCTACAGCGAGTTTGCCTGTGCCCTGCTCTACTTTACTGGCTCCGCCCACTTCAACCGCTCCATGCGGGCTCTGGCCAAGACCAAGGGCATGAGCCTGTCGGAGCATGCGCTCAGCACAGCTGTGGTCCGGGACACCCGAGGCCTCAAGTTGGGGCTTGGCCGAGTACTGCCCACCCCCACTGAGAAGGATGTCTTCAGGTTCTTAGGCCTGCCCTACCGAGAACCAGCTGAGCGGGACTGGTGA
- the POLL gene encoding DNA polymerase lambda isoform X2 has product MDPRGILKAFPKRKKILANPSSKALAKIPKREDGEEAEEWLSSVQAHVVPTGIGRARAELFEKQIVQHGGQICPAQAPGVTHIVVDEGMDCERALRLLRLPWLPPGAQLVKSAWLSSCLQERRLVDTAGFSIFIPKRYLDQAQLSKADQDSSARPGTTEAQLRTALSPSPPPTRPVSPSWRAEEVASLQAQPGSGGETSDGEETQEAFSISGIGKRMAEKIVEILESGHLRKLDHISESVPVLELFSNIWGAGTKTAQMWYHQGFRSLEDIRNQASLTTQQAIGLKHYDDFLDRMPREEAAEIEQTVREAAQAFNPGLLCMACGSYRRGKATCGDVDVLVTHPDGRSHQGIFSRLLDSLRQRGFLTDDLVSQEENGQQQKYLGVCQLPGPGRRHRRLDIIVVPYSEFACALLYFTGSAHFNRSMRALAKTKGMSLSEHALSTAVVRDTRGLKLGLGRVLPTPTEKDVFRFLGLPYREPAERDW; this is encoded by the exons ATGGACCCCAGGGGCATCTTGAAGGCATTTCCCAAGCGGAAGAAAATTCTTGCCAATCCATCATCAAAAGCACTTGCAAAGATTCCCAAGAGGGAAGACGGAGAAGAAGCAGAAG AGTGGCTGAGCTCCGTGCAGGCGCATGTTGTACCCACTGGCATTGGGCGAGCCCGGGCAGAACTCTTTGAGAAGCAGATTGTCCAGCATGGTGGCCAGATATGCCCTGCCCAGGCCCCAGGGGTCACTCACATTGTGGTGGATGAAGGCATGGACTGTGAGCGAGCCCTCCGCCTCCTTAGACTGCCCTGGCTGCCCCCAGGTGCTCAGCTGGTGAAGTCAGCCTGGCTGAGCTCGTGCCTACAGGAGAGAAGGCTGGTGGACACAGCAGGATTCAGCATCTTCATCCCCAAGAG GTACCTGGATCAAGCACAGCTCAGCAAAGCAGACCAAGACTCTTCTGCTCGTCCTGGAACTACTGAGGCTCAGCTCAGGAcagccctctctccttcccctcctcccaccagacCTGTATCTCCTTCCTGGAGGGCAGAGGAAGTCGCAAGCCTCCAAGCACAG CCCGGCTCTGGTGGTGAAACCAGTGATGGGGAAGAGACCCAG GAGGCCTTCAGTATCTCCGGAATCGGAAAGCGGATGGCTGAAAAGATCGTAGAGATCCTGGAGAGCGGGCATCTGCGGAAGCTGGACCACATCAGTGAAAGCGTGCCTGTCTTAGAGCTCTTCTCCAACATCTGGGGAGCTGGAACCAAGACTGCCCAGATGTGGTACCACCAG GGTTTCCGGAGCCTAGAAGACATCCGAAACCAGGCCTCTCTGACTACCCAGCAGGCCATTGGCCTGAAGCATTACGATGACTTCCTGGACCGAATGCCCAGGGAGGAGGCTGCAGAGATTGAGCAGACA GTCCGGGAAGCAGCTCAGGCCTTCAACCCTGGGCTGTTGTGCATGGCATGTGGTTCGTACCGACGGGGGAAGGCAACCTGCGGTGATGTGGACGTGCTGGTCACCCACCCGGATGGCCGGTCTCACCAGGGCATCTTCAGCCGCCTCCTGGACAGCCTCCGGCAGCGAG GGTTCCTGACGGATGACTTGGTGAGCCAGGAGGAGAACGGCCAGCAGCAGAAGTACTTGGGTGTATGCCAGCTCCCAGGGCCAGGGCGGCGGCACCGACGACTGGACATCATTGTAGTTCCCTACAGCGAGTTTGCCTGTGCCCTGCTCTACTTTACTGGCTCCGCCCACTTCAACCGCTCCATGCGGGCTCTGGCCAAGACCAAGGGCATGAGCCTGTCGGAGCATGCGCTCAGCACAGCTGTGGTCCGGGACACCCGAGGCCTCAAGTTGGGGCTTGGCCGAGTACTGCCCACCCCCACTGAGAAGGATGTCTTCAGGTTCTTAGGCCTGCCCTACCGAGAACCAGCTGAGCGGGACTGGTGA
- the POLL gene encoding DNA polymerase lambda isoform X4 translates to MDPRGILKAFPKRKKILANPSSKALAKIPKREDGEEAEEWLSSVQAHVVPTGIGRARAELFEKQIVQHGGQICPAQAPGVTHIVVDEGMDCERALRLLRLPWLPPGAQLVKSAWLSSCLQERRLVDTAGFSIFIPKRYLDQAQLSKADQDSSARPGTTEAQLRTALSPSPPPTRPVSPSWRAEEVASLQAQEAFSISGIGKRMAEKIVEILESGHLRKLDHISESVPVLELFSNIWGAGTKTAQMWYHQGFRSLEDIRNQASLTTQQAIGLKHYDDFLDRMPREEAAEIEQTVREAAQAFNPGLLCMACGSYRRGKATCGDVDVLVTHPDGRSHQGIFSRLLDSLRQRGFLTDDLVSQEENGQQQKYLGVCQLPGPGRRHRRLDIIVVPYSEFACALLYFTGSAHFNRSMRALAKTKGMSLSEHALSTAVVRDTRGLKLGLGRVLPTPTEKDVFRFLGLPYREPAERDW, encoded by the exons ATGGACCCCAGGGGCATCTTGAAGGCATTTCCCAAGCGGAAGAAAATTCTTGCCAATCCATCATCAAAAGCACTTGCAAAGATTCCCAAGAGGGAAGACGGAGAAGAAGCAGAAG AGTGGCTGAGCTCCGTGCAGGCGCATGTTGTACCCACTGGCATTGGGCGAGCCCGGGCAGAACTCTTTGAGAAGCAGATTGTCCAGCATGGTGGCCAGATATGCCCTGCCCAGGCCCCAGGGGTCACTCACATTGTGGTGGATGAAGGCATGGACTGTGAGCGAGCCCTCCGCCTCCTTAGACTGCCCTGGCTGCCCCCAGGTGCTCAGCTGGTGAAGTCAGCCTGGCTGAGCTCGTGCCTACAGGAGAGAAGGCTGGTGGACACAGCAGGATTCAGCATCTTCATCCCCAAGAG GTACCTGGATCAAGCACAGCTCAGCAAAGCAGACCAAGACTCTTCTGCTCGTCCTGGAACTACTGAGGCTCAGCTCAGGAcagccctctctccttcccctcctcccaccagacCTGTATCTCCTTCCTGGAGGGCAGAGGAAGTCGCAAGCCTCCAAGCACAG GAGGCCTTCAGTATCTCCGGAATCGGAAAGCGGATGGCTGAAAAGATCGTAGAGATCCTGGAGAGCGGGCATCTGCGGAAGCTGGACCACATCAGTGAAAGCGTGCCTGTCTTAGAGCTCTTCTCCAACATCTGGGGAGCTGGAACCAAGACTGCCCAGATGTGGTACCACCAG GGTTTCCGGAGCCTAGAAGACATCCGAAACCAGGCCTCTCTGACTACCCAGCAGGCCATTGGCCTGAAGCATTACGATGACTTCCTGGACCGAATGCCCAGGGAGGAGGCTGCAGAGATTGAGCAGACA GTCCGGGAAGCAGCTCAGGCCTTCAACCCTGGGCTGTTGTGCATGGCATGTGGTTCGTACCGACGGGGGAAGGCAACCTGCGGTGATGTGGACGTGCTGGTCACCCACCCGGATGGCCGGTCTCACCAGGGCATCTTCAGCCGCCTCCTGGACAGCCTCCGGCAGCGAG GGTTCCTGACGGATGACTTGGTGAGCCAGGAGGAGAACGGCCAGCAGCAGAAGTACTTGGGTGTATGCCAGCTCCCAGGGCCAGGGCGGCGGCACCGACGACTGGACATCATTGTAGTTCCCTACAGCGAGTTTGCCTGTGCCCTGCTCTACTTTACTGGCTCCGCCCACTTCAACCGCTCCATGCGGGCTCTGGCCAAGACCAAGGGCATGAGCCTGTCGGAGCATGCGCTCAGCACAGCTGTGGTCCGGGACACCCGAGGCCTCAAGTTGGGGCTTGGCCGAGTACTGCCCACCCCCACTGAGAAGGATGTCTTCAGGTTCTTAGGCCTGCCCTACCGAGAACCAGCTGAGCGGGACTGGTGA